Part of the Hemicordylus capensis ecotype Gifberg chromosome 7, rHemCap1.1.pri, whole genome shotgun sequence genome, ATTGCCTCTGTAGATAAGTGgggccctttgggggcagagttGCAACCCTTGTTGGGTGCAGCAACAACCAAAACTGCTGGGTTGGCTTTGTTCTGAAGCAGTTTATTTTGCAAAGGGAGTTTGCCTTGGTTGTGAGAAATGACACTGTGTCCCTCAGAGTCCTGCGTAAACAAGGGGCTGGTGAGCTCTCCCTGGCTGTTCCCTTTATTGTAATCGGAATCACAGGGTCTAGCTACAGTTTGATGAAAACCCTTCAAAGACTTCACTTCCATTATGTTCCCCTCCAACTGAGGATTTATGTTCTCCGCTTCAGTGGAATCCACGAAGCAGTGCTCACTGGAAGAGGACGGGTGTCTGCATCTCCTCCAAGCTGTAACAGATTCACATGGACGGGCCTCCTGGTTTCTGCTGCAGTGAGACCACCcagtgctctttctctctctcctccaaccaccatttctctctctcaaaggtGAACTGAAAAGAGCCGTATGATCACAACACCCCTCTTCTTCTAGCGGCCGAGTAACACTTGAGAAAGGATCTTCTCCCTCAATAGTATTCTCTCTTTGCATAGCTGTATCCTTGCTTCTGCTGTTACTCTGGGCGTGAGCAGAGGCACGAGGGGGAAAGTGTAAGCCTTGTGATTTCTGTTCTGCTTGTTGGTGGTGCTCCTGGACAAGCTGAGGCAGTGAGGCTGCCATTCTGTTTCTCTCCCCTGGAGACAATTCACGGCACTGCTGGTGGGTGGCACCGCCTGGCGCAACAGCCAGCAGCCTTTTGTTGGCCTTGGTTTTCCTCTCATCTGCAAGAACAAGTTGAATTTGAATTGAGTCAGAGTAGTCAAATAGATTTAACTTAAGGCTATGCCTGGTCTGGCAACTACAATTGAAAGGCTACACTGAACCTTCCCACCTCTGAGACCAAATGTAAATAATCAGTAATACAATATAGTACAGTAATTCCCATAATGTACACCATGAACAAGTTTATCTTCAAGAACTGACTCCCAGGACATGTTACCtgtccctaggggtgtgcacaaaactggatttccCCAGTTTGGTTTTTCCCCTGTGAGCCAGAGCTGCCCCCTGCACAAAGGTAAAAAAAATGGGCTCCACATGTGTAGAAGGCTTGGGCGGGGAGGGGAGTTAGAGGAtcacacaccctccccccgctcctgctgcccctttaccagtaaggcTTCGAGCcagcccaaactggtttggtctgaGGTTGAGCctccaaaccgaaccagttcaattccgagccagtttgcacatccctacctgttcCAGCTTTGCATGAATCACTGCTCTAGCCTTTCCATTTTGCAGACCCCCAGTTAGGACAAAGTTCTGTCACATCTCTGCACAGGGTGACTATTGAAATACTCCTCATACAGcactaaaggcaaagtgtgccatctagtcgaTTTTGACGCCTAGCATCCACAGAGacccaggaggggttgaccactgcctcctcctgcacagtctgagatgatgcctttcagcaacttcctatattgctgctgcccaatatagtactagtggggatttgaaccagcaaccttctgcttgttagtcaagtatttcccagCTGTTGTATATCTATATAAGTCACTGCTCTGGCCAATCTCGCAAttaatacatttcactgaatacacacacacacacacttcacaatatatagtgatatacattgagtactatatatttgtgctcaaagttcaaaggttcaaaagtttGAAGGGTCAAAAGCTGGAAGAGCCAATAGTTCAAAAATGAActttcctaaagggctcacactctaaaaagatacataaatTGGGTACCAggaacacacaccccaccccaccccgaaggATTTTGTTctagggctgaatagggccagttgctcccccctttcaatcaagagaatcatcaccacttttaaagaggtgtctctttgctccattagcaggagGCTGGTGTGTGCTCCAGGTTcgatgggagggtgggtgggtggatgggtcgAAGGgtggatcacttcattccagtgccattcatccaattacccttttgcatgaatgcacaaaatggtatcttgcctctcccccgcaccatgCTGCCTCCCTCAGCGCTCCTTAGTActcgtgcttgctccccctcccccaaggaaggtccacctgcactccctttctgcgcCTCCATGTTactcctcttctgtgccatgtgcaaaaccgaggaagtgagtgccttgattgctgggggggggggaggtttgacTCCCAgccagggaccggcactcaaccctttgcgGACCAGTAGCGGTCcagggactggtggttgagaaactgtggtatGGAATAATAAATCCTCTTTCACAAAGCTTTGCAGCTGTATATAAGTTGTCAAAACCCACCATCTCCCTAGCAGTAGTCCTCTTTGGTGATAACTGAATGACTGCACCTAGCTTCTAGCTTTCCTCTTACTGAGCAGAATATTAATTTGCATACGCTTTGCTTATAATGTTGTTTGCATTCTTATCAGGAAAGTCTCCAAACCACACATGATACAAGAACAATTACAAGTAACATACTCAGAACATAAGCAGGGACAAATGCCTGGGACAAAATGtgtaactctgcctctgaatatcctagtctaggcaccacagccctctggcacctgggatttgtcaagccctagtATAGACCTTGCAGGATTCAAAGGTGGGAAGAGCATCAGAGAAACTCCTCCTCTTTTGCCTGTTTAATCCCCATTAGACACAATTTGCCTCTGTTAGCAAGAAACAGAGGAACACCTTTTGCAGAATCCCACATATTTGCATGGATCATCCTATGGTTGCACACTATATATACACCAGTGGGTATCAAACTTTCTACTGTTATACTGCCAGGTTGTTATTGGGTCGTCATGATGGGTCGttattgagccagcgtggtgtagtagttagagtgctggactaggactagggagacccgagttcaaatccccattcagccatgagacttgctgggtgactctgggccagtcacttctctctcagcctaacctacttgttgtgaggagaaactcaagtatgtagtacacctctctgggcttcttggaggaagagtgggatataaatgtataatcatcatcatcatctaggatGCAGCATCAGTTAACACACTATGTTGTCCTCAATGACGAATAACGTGCTGCTGCAGATGCACAATACAGAATAAAACTGGCAGTGGTAAGCAAGATGTCTTTTAGGGAAGCTTGTCACTATGATGGGCCTTCTCATCAAATAACCCCTGATAAGCTTCCGTGGAATCCACTGGCTTCCTTTGTGCACAGTGTTCGTATTTAGAAACAAGCATGCCAGTCATCTAGCTATGTGCATGCAGAAGCAGCTCTCAGTGCTTATAGTCCCAGCTGGATGAGAAACTGCACACAAACTAATCTTGTACATTGATCTGAATACGGCTGTATACATGGACTACATATAACCAGCTAATAGAACTGATAATCAGCTAATTGGGAAGAGGAGGCAGGTGGCTGGATTCCACTAATGCAGCACACCAGCCGAGACACTGATGTATACATGAGCAGTGTCGATTCAAAtatcacctctgccatgaacttggTAGGTAGCCTTAGGCCAGCCACGCCGTCTCAGCCTTAAATGTGCCACTACTACCCCTCACTTTCCTTTCAGGACTGCTgtaacaaggattctcaacgtgtgggtcctcagatgtaattggacttcagttcccataattcccaaccaaaggccactggggctggggattatgggggttgaggtccaataacatctggggacccacacgttgagaatccctgtgctgtAAGGATTACATGATAATGTGAGGTGCACTGAACACTTGAAAATGCTATACAAATCCCAAATATTACATGATAAttcccatatacaaatctatagtgcagccctgtttggagtactgcatacaggtTTGGTCACCATATTTCAAAAAAGGACATTAAAGAACTGGtgtagaagaaggcaaccaagaggattaggggactagagcaccttccttacaaagcaaggctacaacaactggggctttttagttttgggAAAAGACATGAGAGAGGACTGTATAGTCCTCCACCATTATGAATGGTGTGGAGCAAGTAGATAGAaagacaccccccacacacacacaattctctcACACTAAAACCagaggtcatcctatgaaactgactaCTAGGAAATTTAGCACCGACacaagggagtactttttcacacagtgcaaagttaatctggaattctctgccacaagatgtggcaaaggccaccagcttggatggctttaaaaggggcttagaccaactcacggaggacaggtctatcagtggttaccaGTCTTGGTAGCTATAGGATACcaccaacctcagaggcaggatgcctctgaataccagttgcagggagtaacagcaggagagaggacatgccttcctctcttgcctgtgagcttcctcAGTGCATTGCTGGGCCACtgctgggaaacaggatgctggaccagataggccttgagtctgatccagatAGGCTGCTGTTATGGAACTTGTAGCAGTTAGTGGGAACTTGGGAAATGCAGGTTCAAACCACCACTCAGTCATAAAACCCACggggtgaccttgagccagtcacacccacttggcctaacctaccttaaAGGGTGTTTGTGAGGGTAAAATTGGGGCAAGAGATATGTACACTTCCCAGAGTCCCTTGAAAGAATGGTAGGATAACCCACCTGTCTGGAACACAATATCCTTACTAGCACTATTGCTGAACATCTGACTGGGGACTGAAGTCCACAGTCTAACACATGCATGTTCAAACAGGCCCATCATAGGGAGCTGGCTTATACTAAGTCcgaccattaatccatctagatctacacagactagcagtggctt contains:
- the LOC128332931 gene encoding aurora kinase A and ninein-interacting protein-like, whose protein sequence is MKWRGRKPAEQHHEACGIWLDTSGLKKQKVQTRIAKLPLRVLNRLSPYSASTKAPLPCTKQTTISTFFSAHQGDERKTKANKRLLAVAPGGATHQQCRELSPGERNRMAASLPQLVQEHHQQAEQKSQGLHFPPRASAHAQSNSRSKDTAMQRENTIEGEDPFSSVTRPLEEEGCCDHTALFSSPLRERNGGWRRERKSTGWSHCSRNQEARPCESVTAWRRCRHPSSSSEHCFVDSTEAENINPQLEGNIMEVKSLKGFHQTVARPCDSDYNKGNSQGELTSPLFTQDSEGHSVISHNQGKLPLQNKLLQNKANPAVLVVAAPNKGCNSAPKGPHLSTEAIFFGGAGLSQLSYDLLFTEDSEGNRVIKHHSNE